In Roseovarius sp. M141, one DNA window encodes the following:
- a CDS encoding polysaccharide biosynthesis/export family protein, with protein sequence MALLRPLFFALFVLPFLAITASAQGDYRVRSGDMLQLEVLEDAGLNRDVLVQPDGRISVPYAGTIQARGRTLEQIQASIRAGLAPSFAEPPTVFVAVRSIYVPEPTEPRPDATIDVYVIGEVETPGKREIAPGTTLLQFLAEMGGFTQFAATKRIQLRTARSGREQTYLLNYKDIELGAGVRFGTTTIMADGDVIIVPQRRLFE encoded by the coding sequence ATGGCACTTTTACGGCCCCTGTTTTTCGCGCTTTTCGTTTTGCCATTTCTGGCCATCACTGCATCTGCACAAGGCGATTACCGTGTGCGCAGTGGCGACATGCTGCAGCTTGAGGTGCTCGAGGATGCCGGCCTGAACCGCGATGTTCTGGTGCAGCCCGACGGCCGTATCAGCGTGCCCTACGCCGGTACGATACAGGCGCGCGGGCGCACGCTGGAACAGATTCAGGCCAGTATCCGTGCCGGTCTGGCCCCCAGCTTTGCCGAACCTCCCACCGTTTTTGTCGCTGTGCGGTCGATTTACGTGCCCGAACCAACCGAACCGCGCCCGGATGCCACCATCGACGTCTATGTGATTGGCGAGGTCGAAACACCCGGCAAGCGCGAGATCGCACCCGGCACGACGCTGTTGCAGTTTCTGGCTGAAATGGGCGGATTTACTCAGTTCGCCGCAACCAAGCGCATTCAGCTGCGCACGGCGCGCAGCGGGCGGGAACAGACCTATCTTCTGAACTACAAGGATATCGAGCTTGGCGCCGGAGTTCGCTTTGGCACCACCACGATCATGGCCGACGGTGACGTGATCATCGTGCCGCAGCGACGACTGTTCGAATAG
- a CDS encoding glycosyltransferase family 4 protein, translating into MKIGLVTPSWPGDRIPNGISTAVAFMVEGLEALRHGVAIIPLYPSGQDDPRCVALPDGRAMQFTERVMSKLGWGEPWHTVFAERIAAAAQAAIRSHGIEVLVMEETQGWAGVVQGLLPIPVIMTLHGPWFIQTGLQIGPVTADDRRRERREAAALRRCAGITSPSRDILDRVDAQVPGLTALRTIIPNSIGLKPAVAYETLSDRQRKSILFVGRHDHRKGADVLLQSFEMLIRQGQDAYLTFVGPDGGVMQADGRSVMFPEALARLDTATQARITYLGAQTKEEIGALRQQHFVSVVASRYETFSYVLLEALASGAAAISTAAGGPCEIIRDGETGLLIPPEDPAAMAQACRRLLNDPALAAALGQAARRDVEDRFGVKPVAADLVTFCQDVIRKTRT; encoded by the coding sequence ATGAAGATTGGCCTGGTGACGCCGTCATGGCCCGGAGATCGCATCCCGAATGGCATTTCCACCGCCGTCGCCTTTATGGTCGAGGGGCTGGAGGCGCTGCGGCATGGGGTTGCGATCATCCCGCTGTATCCAAGCGGTCAAGATGATCCACGATGCGTGGCCCTGCCAGACGGGCGGGCCATGCAGTTCACTGAACGCGTCATGAGCAAGCTCGGCTGGGGGGAACCGTGGCATACGGTTTTTGCCGAACGGATCGCTGCTGCGGCGCAGGCCGCGATCAGGAGCCACGGGATTGAAGTGCTGGTGATGGAGGAAACGCAGGGATGGGCGGGGGTGGTGCAGGGCTTGCTGCCGATTCCGGTTATCATGACGCTGCACGGGCCCTGGTTCATCCAGACCGGCCTACAGATCGGCCCTGTCACCGCCGATGATCGGCGCCGGGAACGGCGCGAGGCTGCGGCGTTGCGGCGCTGCGCAGGTATCACCAGCCCGTCGCGCGACATCCTGGACAGGGTCGATGCGCAGGTGCCGGGCCTTACAGCCCTGCGCACGATCATCCCCAACTCGATCGGCCTCAAGCCTGCGGTTGCCTATGAAACGCTCAGCGACCGACAACGCAAAAGCATCCTGTTTGTCGGCCGCCATGATCACCGCAAGGGCGCGGATGTCTTGTTGCAATCCTTTGAAATGCTGATCCGGCAAGGGCAGGACGCCTATCTGACCTTTGTCGGCCCGGACGGCGGCGTGATGCAGGCCGATGGCCGCAGTGTGATGTTCCCCGAGGCTTTGGCGCGGCTGGATACGGCGACGCAGGCGCGGATCACCTATCTCGGGGCGCAAACCAAGGAGGAGATCGGCGCACTCCGCCAGCAGCATTTTGTGAGCGTGGTGGCATCGCGCTATGAAACCTTTTCCTATGTTTTGCTTGAGGCGCTTGCCTCAGGGGCGGCTGCGATCAGCACCGCGGCGGGCGGCCCCTGCGAGATCATCCGCGACGGCGAGACCGGGCTGCTGATCCCGCCCGAAGATCCCGCCGCTATGGCGCAGGCCTGTCGGCGCCTGCTGAACGATCCCGCGCTGGCGGCGGCGCTGGGACAGGCCGCGCGCCGGGACGTTGAGGACCGTTTTGGAGTCAAGCCGGTCGCGGCGGATCTGGTCACCTTTTGTCAGGACGTCATTCGCAAAACCCGCACCTGA
- a CDS encoding ABC transporter ATP-binding protein: MFLMVLVAFAEIIGISSVLVFLNILADPAQITEATPFKQIYAYFEFPSTYSFMIFLSIAVFAVVFGSLAVKAANTYVMIRFANMRGYTLSCRLLQTYLRQPYSWFLQKNSAEIARNVLNEIDYLVVAVIVPLLRIIAGTVSSAAIIVFLIMVDPFVSVLSAGLLGGAYAMLYIALRKIVHRAGRDMLHANNQKYLLVSEATGGFKQVKLMGLENNYTQQFDKPAHTKAKFHALAQMLGELPKFALEALTFGIMLTLILVLLLRNDGNVVAIVPTLGVFAFSVMRILPAIQLVYHSLLSVRGGDELLNHILRECSAEFPVDPDTALSAPAAETLPLTDTLTLEDVAFGYDQNPRKALHGLSMQIKARTTIGIVGGTGAGKTTLIDIMLGLLPIQSGTLSVDGIPITAQNVRAWQNTIGYVPQDIYLMDADIARNIAFGTSTDEIDMEAVERAARIAALHDFVMTELPEGYATVVGERGVRLSGGQRQRIGIARALYTNPSLLIMDEATSALDNITERVVMQAVHNIRSHKTVILIAHRLTTVKECDQIFLMEHGKIVSVGTYDELIAGNATFREMATGT; the protein is encoded by the coding sequence ATGTTTCTGATGGTCCTTGTGGCCTTTGCCGAGATTATTGGCATTTCATCGGTTCTGGTCTTTCTGAACATCCTTGCTGATCCTGCCCAGATCACCGAAGCGACACCGTTCAAACAGATCTACGCATATTTCGAATTCCCCAGCACATATTCCTTCATGATTTTTCTTTCGATCGCGGTTTTCGCGGTCGTGTTCGGCAGTCTCGCCGTCAAAGCGGCGAATACCTATGTCATGATCCGGTTTGCAAACATGCGCGGCTATACGCTGTCGTGTCGACTGCTTCAGACCTACCTGCGTCAGCCCTACAGCTGGTTCTTGCAGAAAAACAGCGCTGAAATCGCAAGAAACGTCTTGAACGAGATAGATTACCTTGTGGTTGCGGTAATCGTTCCGTTGTTGCGGATCATCGCCGGAACGGTTTCGTCCGCCGCGATCATCGTTTTCCTGATCATGGTTGATCCTTTCGTGTCCGTGCTGTCGGCCGGGCTTCTGGGCGGGGCCTATGCGATGCTTTATATTGCGCTGCGCAAGATCGTGCACCGGGCCGGACGCGACATGCTGCACGCCAACAATCAGAAATATCTTCTTGTCTCTGAGGCAACAGGCGGGTTCAAACAGGTCAAGCTGATGGGCCTTGAAAACAACTACACGCAGCAGTTCGACAAGCCTGCACACACAAAGGCCAAATTCCATGCTCTGGCTCAGATGCTGGGTGAGCTGCCGAAATTCGCACTGGAAGCCTTGACCTTCGGCATCATGCTGACGCTGATCTTGGTGCTTTTGCTACGCAACGATGGCAATGTTGTCGCGATTGTTCCCACGTTGGGAGTGTTCGCATTCTCGGTCATGCGCATTTTGCCGGCAATCCAGCTGGTCTATCACAGCCTTCTGTCAGTGCGCGGCGGTGACGAACTGCTCAATCACATCTTGCGGGAATGCTCTGCCGAGTTTCCGGTTGATCCCGACACGGCGCTCAGCGCGCCCGCCGCCGAAACCCTGCCCCTCACCGACACGCTGACCCTTGAGGATGTTGCCTTTGGCTACGACCAGAACCCCCGCAAGGCGCTTCATGGGCTGAGCATGCAGATCAAGGCGCGCACCACGATCGGTATCGTCGGCGGCACCGGGGCCGGAAAAACGACGCTAATCGACATCATGCTTGGCTTGCTTCCGATCCAGAGCGGTACGCTCAGTGTCGACGGGATCCCCATCACGGCCCAGAATGTCCGGGCCTGGCAAAATACGATCGGCTATGTCCCGCAGGACATCTATCTGATGGATGCCGACATCGCCCGCAACATCGCCTTTGGTACATCCACCGACGAGATCGACATGGAGGCGGTCGAGCGCGCCGCGCGCATCGCCGCATTGCACGATTTTGTCATGACAGAGCTGCCGGAGGGTTATGCAACCGTGGTCGGCGAACGCGGCGTCCGTCTATCCGGCGGGCAACGCCAGCGGATCGGCATCGCACGCGCGCTTTACACCAACCCCAGCCTGCTGATCATGGACGAGGCAACCTCGGCTCTGGACAACATCACCGAACGGGTCGTGATGCAGGCGGTGCATAATATCCGGTCCCACAAGACAGTCATTCTGATCGCGCATCGCCTGACCACGGTCAAGGAATGCGACCAGATTTTCCTGATGGAGCATGGCAAGATCGTTTCGGTAGGCACATATGACGAGCTGATCGCAGGCAATGCGACGTTCCGTGAAATGGCAACGGGCACCTGA
- a CDS encoding PA14 domain-containing protein, with product MPRVYDPRFDVPISGDGFYVEYFGLPGEISTLADVNFDAAPDAVGTAESLNYVGTRDAFWDGGPQNWFAARYTSELTVETGGSYTFYLNSDDGSALYIDGERIISNDGLHGATERQVTVDLEAGTHDIDLRYFEAYGVQTLQLQWSGPETGNRAVLLGGDNLNYVNTSDGTVVPEPPVEADPTEPTDPTEPPVVETSPEDTGGDHGGMAGLRAEFFTLTTSPRRLSDINFDATPSQTQMIGAVDFATENNPFWDGGPADRFAARITGDLNVETAGSYTIYLTSDDGSALYIDGEQVIGHDGLHARSTLPVTLELAAGAHEIEVRYFENSGHQTLQLEWQGPDSNGAREIINGDSLSHNMDGHTDHGETPDDGTDDETGSETPGDGSGDHTDHGETPDDGTDGETDGETPDDGSGDHTDHGETPDDGTDGETDGETPDDGSDDHTDHGGSGPIEQPVTPAEIEEFVAQVRAQTDSHSHGVNEGMATEHMQLLDLVPRAEATHIAIADGDWFDPGTWYQGRIPDAGAQALIPEGISVTYDGESDASLFTVRVDGELAFATDTDTRMVVDTFVVSASGRLEIGTADNPIDANVNVDIVIANNGDIDVNWDPSLVSRGVISHGEVEIHGSQKDSFLKVSDAPMAGDTALRLAEVPDGWQVGDTLVVTGTHKTGVGVESQDEEVTITAINGNQITFHRALEYDHDTPREDLFAYIANTSRNITFRSEDGEDTAVHHRGHVMFMHNDDVDVRYAAFDDLGRTDKSVPANDVGSLSNVEADSNIKSRYPFHFHKTGTEDQDSPAMAVGNAVNGAPGWGFVHHSSNANFTDNVSFEAYGAGFAAESGDETGVWAGNMAIKSEGIGYGDWVAKQESDVARQDTGRTGDGFFFAGRLVEAAENVAVNTTNGFVWMHRNPGANPLSANLDHPEIAHGFDKLSVNLGPIQGFRDNEAYGTHTGVMVIKDNAAQQQHDMRSVFDGFLNWETQEGVNISYTAHYTLLDFDLLATRESTGGPESSGVTLGAMAFDMVFNGLKMDGFDTGMELNQEFFRPIADSDFGIIMIDLETSGLGREFAGFNPNRHQILTSDDLTEGQLSFQPAGSTSLSRDEAFDMGGIMSDSIGTREREYDGDPLSLKFYEQIAKILTTDGYYKTEDGRNVVIVEDFITDRATGDVLKFAHVITIEMTDAQIANDWIFNNMFDGAKFNGPISLGGAAPEANDDTFRIQVDQGLLMDLTANDSDADGDILRVDGFMDPEHGDVYVQEDGQLLYQPNVGFTGIDTFEYWATDDSGQYSSATVTIDVW from the coding sequence ATGCCTAGAGTGTATGATCCCCGGTTTGACGTTCCGATCTCCGGAGACGGATTTTATGTCGAATATTTTGGCCTGCCCGGCGAGATCAGTACACTTGCGGACGTCAATTTCGATGCGGCCCCCGACGCTGTCGGCACGGCAGAGTCACTGAACTACGTCGGGACGAGAGATGCGTTCTGGGACGGTGGTCCGCAAAACTGGTTTGCCGCGCGCTACACCAGCGAGCTGACGGTCGAAACGGGCGGCAGCTATACCTTCTATCTCAATTCCGACGATGGATCCGCGCTTTATATTGATGGCGAACGAATCATCAGCAACGATGGCCTGCACGGCGCCACCGAGCGTCAGGTGACGGTTGATCTGGAGGCCGGAACGCACGACATCGATCTGCGGTATTTCGAAGCCTACGGCGTGCAGACGTTGCAATTGCAATGGTCGGGCCCCGAGACAGGCAACAGGGCCGTTTTGCTTGGCGGCGACAATCTGAACTATGTGAACACGAGTGACGGTACCGTTGTTCCTGAGCCACCCGTTGAAGCCGATCCCACCGAACCCACCGACCCGACCGAGCCCCCCGTGGTAGAAACTTCCCCGGAAGACACTGGCGGGGATCACGGCGGCATGGCCGGTCTGCGCGCAGAGTTCTTCACGCTGACGACGTCCCCTCGTCGGCTGAGCGATATTAACTTTGACGCAACGCCGAGCCAGACGCAGATGATCGGCGCCGTTGACTTTGCGACGGAGAACAATCCGTTCTGGGACGGCGGCCCGGCGGATCGCTTTGCGGCGCGCATCACCGGGGATCTGAACGTCGAAACCGCTGGCAGCTATACGATTTATCTGACGTCCGACGACGGATCGGCGCTTTATATCGATGGCGAACAGGTTATCGGGCACGATGGCCTGCATGCCAGATCCACCCTTCCGGTCACGCTTGAGCTGGCCGCCGGCGCCCATGAAATCGAGGTCCGCTACTTTGAAAACAGCGGCCATCAGACCCTTCAGCTGGAATGGCAGGGTCCGGACAGCAATGGCGCGCGCGAGATCATCAATGGTGACAGTCTGAGCCACAACATGGACGGCCACACCGATCACGGTGAAACACCCGATGACGGCACCGACGATGAAACAGGCAGCGAAACACCTGGCGACGGTTCCGGTGATCACACCGATCACGGCGAAACGCCTGATGACGGCACCGATGGTGAAACAGACGGCGAAACGCCTGACGACGGTTCGGGCGACCACACCGATCACGGTGAAACACCCGATGACGGCACCGATGGTGAAACAGACGGTGAAACGCCTGACGACGGCTCGGATGACCACACCGACCACGGTGGATCAGGTCCGATCGAACAACCCGTCACACCAGCCGAGATCGAAGAGTTTGTTGCACAAGTTCGGGCCCAGACGGATAGCCACTCCCACGGAGTGAACGAGGGTATGGCGACAGAGCACATGCAGTTGCTCGATCTGGTGCCCCGCGCCGAGGCCACGCATATCGCCATCGCCGATGGTGACTGGTTCGATCCGGGCACCTGGTATCAGGGCCGTATCCCGGACGCCGGCGCCCAAGCCCTGATCCCCGAAGGTATTTCGGTCACCTATGACGGTGAAAGCGACGCATCGCTGTTCACCGTCCGCGTGGACGGCGAACTGGCCTTCGCAACCGACACCGATACTAGGATGGTTGTCGACACGTTTGTGGTTTCCGCCTCCGGACGCCTGGAAATCGGCACCGCCGACAACCCCATCGATGCAAACGTCAACGTCGACATCGTGATCGCGAACAACGGCGATATCGACGTCAACTGGGACCCATCGCTGGTGTCGCGCGGCGTCATCTCGCATGGTGAGGTTGAAATTCACGGCTCCCAGAAGGACTCGTTCCTGAAAGTCTCTGACGCGCCGATGGCTGGCGATACCGCGCTGCGCCTTGCAGAAGTGCCTGACGGTTGGCAGGTCGGCGATACGCTGGTCGTGACAGGCACGCACAAGACCGGGGTCGGTGTCGAAAGCCAAGACGAGGAAGTGACGATCACGGCCATCAACGGCAATCAGATCACCTTTCACCGCGCGCTGGAATACGATCACGACACGCCGCGTGAAGACCTGTTTGCCTATATCGCCAATACCAGCCGCAACATCACGTTCCGCAGCGAAGATGGCGAAGATACGGCGGTTCACCATCGCGGTCACGTGATGTTCATGCATAACGACGATGTGGACGTGCGCTATGCCGCCTTCGACGACCTGGGGCGGACAGACAAATCCGTCCCGGCCAACGATGTTGGATCGCTTTCGAATGTCGAAGCGGACAGCAACATCAAGAGCCGTTACCCTTTCCATTTCCACAAGACAGGTACAGAGGACCAGGACAGCCCGGCCATGGCAGTCGGCAACGCGGTCAATGGCGCGCCGGGCTGGGGCTTCGTCCACCATTCCAGCAATGCCAACTTTACCGACAACGTGTCGTTTGAAGCTTACGGTGCAGGCTTCGCTGCCGAAAGTGGCGACGAGACAGGCGTCTGGGCCGGCAATATGGCGATCAAGTCCGAAGGCATCGGATACGGTGATTGGGTGGCAAAGCAAGAGAGCGATGTCGCACGGCAGGACACCGGGCGCACGGGAGATGGCTTTTTCTTCGCGGGGCGTCTTGTTGAGGCCGCAGAAAACGTTGCGGTTAACACGACGAACGGCTTTGTCTGGATGCATCGCAACCCCGGGGCCAATCCGCTATCTGCGAATCTGGACCACCCCGAAATCGCGCATGGCTTTGACAAGCTTTCAGTTAATCTGGGGCCGATCCAGGGCTTCCGGGACAACGAAGCCTATGGAACGCATACAGGTGTGATGGTTATCAAGGATAACGCGGCACAGCAGCAGCACGACATGCGGTCCGTCTTTGATGGTTTCCTGAACTGGGAAACGCAAGAAGGCGTAAATATCAGCTACACTGCGCATTATACCCTGCTCGACTTCGACCTTCTGGCAACCCGTGAATCCACAGGTGGGCCAGAATCATCGGGCGTGACTCTTGGTGCGATGGCATTTGACATGGTGTTCAACGGCCTCAAGATGGATGGCTTCGATACCGGCATGGAGCTCAATCAGGAATTCTTCAGGCCGATCGCGGATTCCGACTTCGGCATCATCATGATCGATCTTGAAACATCCGGTCTTGGCCGAGAGTTCGCGGGGTTCAACCCCAACAGGCATCAGATCCTGACCTCGGATGATCTGACAGAGGGACAACTCAGCTTTCAGCCTGCCGGCAGCACCAGCCTGTCTAGGGACGAAGCGTTCGACATGGGCGGGATCATGTCAGATTCCATCGGAACGCGGGAGCGGGAATACGACGGTGACCCCTTATCGCTGAAGTTCTACGAACAAATTGCCAAGATCCTGACGACCGATGGTTACTACAAGACTGAAGATGGTCGTAATGTCGTCATCGTCGAGGATTTCATTACGGATCGGGCGACCGGCGATGTTCTGAAGTTCGCGCATGTGATCACCATCGAAATGACCGACGCGCAAATCGCCAATGACTGGATATTCAACAACATGTTTGATGGTGCAAAGTTCAACGGCCCGATCTCGCTGGGGGGTGCCGCGCCCGAGGCAAACGACGACACGTTCAGAATCCAGGTCGATCAGGGCCTCCTGATGGATCTTACCGCCAACGATTCCGATGCAGATGGCGATATTCTTCGCGTGGACGGGTTCATGGACCCCGAGCATGGCGACGTGTACGTGCAGGAAGATGGACAGCTTCTGTATCAACCCAATGTCGGGTTCACCGGCATCGACACGTTTGAATATTGGGCCACCGACGATTCGGGTCAGTACTCGAGCGCAACGGTGACGATCGACGTCTGGTAA
- a CDS encoding 2OG-Fe(II) oxygenase, producing the protein MSDPVYTIDPDSLLIPASSARKAAEPFAADYQSQQPYPHGCFDNFLPPEILERVREELQQLPEAETSFDRAQEKLKTSYIPERLPQYTRNLFYALNSRPFIAFLEELTGIDGLIPDPYFSGAGIHVVANGGHLDIHADFNHHGKMNVERRLNVLIYLNKDWQEDWGGSFEIWDKNMEGKVKSFVPLFNRMVCFNTTSDSWHGNPGTVANPNGDPRMSIALYYYTASWDETRKSHSTLFKPRPGSADERDKMEARHATMRNILPPFVYRRVAHRLRRLGI; encoded by the coding sequence ATGAGTGACCCCGTCTACACAATCGACCCCGACAGCCTGCTGATCCCCGCGTCCAGCGCCCGCAAGGCCGCAGAGCCGTTTGCAGCCGACTATCAGTCACAGCAGCCCTATCCACACGGATGTTTTGACAATTTTCTGCCGCCCGAGATCCTTGAGCGTGTCCGCGAAGAATTGCAGCAGCTGCCCGAAGCGGAAACCAGTTTCGACCGCGCACAGGAAAAGCTGAAGACCAGCTACATCCCCGAACGTCTGCCGCAATATACCCGCAATCTTTTCTACGCGCTGAATTCGCGACCCTTCATCGCCTTTCTGGAAGAGTTGACCGGCATCGACGGGCTTATTCCCGACCCCTATTTCAGTGGCGCGGGCATCCATGTGGTGGCCAACGGCGGGCATCTGGATATCCACGCCGACTTCAACCACCACGGCAAGATGAACGTCGAACGCCGCCTGAACGTGCTGATCTATCTCAACAAGGACTGGCAGGAGGACTGGGGCGGCTCCTTTGAAATCTGGGACAAGAACATGGAGGGCAAAGTCAAAAGCTTCGTCCCGCTGTTCAATCGCATGGTCTGCTTCAACACGACGTCGGATTCATGGCACGGCAACCCCGGAACAGTCGCCAACCCCAACGGCGATCCGCGCATGTCGATCGCGCTGTATTACTACACCGCCTCATGGGACGAGACGCGCAAGTCACATTCCACGCTGTTCAAGCCCCGCCCGGGATCTGCGGATGAGCGCGACAAGATGGAGGCGCGCCATGCCACGATGCGCAATATCCTGCCGCCCTTTGTCTACCGGCGGGTGGCGCACCGGCTGCGCCGGCTGGGAATCTAA
- the xrtD gene encoding VPLPA-CTERM-specific exosortase XrtD codes for MTFLWINIIGPLRSISQTRHAPVLATWGMFWLIVMIVASMAFFREGIGELFRAWQLPEYSHGPLIPILSALLFLRQLKSEPVRHGPAPDRGPGVALLMLALLMALAGKLIQIGDIVTYAMILWVGALLLISFGWRQGRHFWPPVLHLVYMLPLPGALYYGLSTYLQGVSSELGVYFLQLLHVPVFLEGNIIDLGVHKLHVAEACSGLRYLFPILSFSYIFAILYQGPTWHKAVLLISAAPITIFMNAVRIALAGVIVDRYGAASVEGFSHFFEGWVIFVACIALLFALAWGMLFLRPDRPRLRDALDLDTEGLGAQAMRLQYLQPSKALVGSTLLVVLMAVTWQALPKRGVIPVDRDPFSLFPAQIDAWQAGAQSPLDPSVAQILAADDYYSATLTRPDLPAPVDLFIAWYGDQNRGGVHSPEVCLPGGGWEIADLQQIDAPAGAGTPFSLNRAIIQQGTQRVLVYYWFEQQGQRTASGLSAKMQLMLGKITNGRGDSAIVRLSTTIDGAAGIAAAEARLMDTTRALSGKLQRFIPGV; via the coding sequence ATGACCTTTTTATGGATCAATATCATCGGCCCCTTGCGTAGCATATCACAGACCCGCCATGCCCCGGTCCTTGCGACTTGGGGGATGTTCTGGCTGATCGTGATGATAGTTGCGTCCATGGCGTTCTTTCGCGAAGGCATCGGCGAGCTGTTCCGGGCTTGGCAACTGCCCGAATACAGCCACGGACCCCTGATCCCGATCCTGTCGGCCCTGCTCTTCCTGCGTCAGCTGAAGTCCGAGCCGGTGCGCCATGGACCGGCGCCGGACCGCGGGCCGGGCGTCGCGCTGCTGATGCTGGCGCTGCTGATGGCGTTGGCCGGCAAGCTGATCCAGATCGGCGATATCGTCACCTATGCCATGATTCTTTGGGTCGGGGCGCTGCTGCTGATCAGTTTTGGCTGGCGGCAGGGGCGGCATTTCTGGCCGCCGGTGCTGCATCTGGTTTACATGCTGCCCCTGCCCGGTGCGCTTTATTATGGCCTGTCGACCTATCTGCAGGGGGTCTCGTCAGAACTGGGTGTGTATTTCCTGCAGCTTTTGCATGTGCCTGTGTTTCTGGAAGGCAACATTATCGACCTCGGCGTGCATAAGCTGCACGTCGCCGAAGCGTGCTCAGGCTTGCGCTACCTGTTCCCGATCCTCAGCTTTTCCTACATTTTCGCGATCCTTTATCAGGGGCCGACATGGCACAAGGCCGTGCTGCTGATCTCGGCCGCGCCGATCACGATCTTCATGAACGCGGTCCGGATCGCGCTGGCAGGGGTCATCGTCGACCGCTACGGGGCCGCGTCTGTCGAAGGGTTCTCCCACTTCTTTGAGGGCTGGGTGATCTTCGTGGCGTGCATCGCGCTCCTGTTCGCGTTGGCCTGGGGCATGCTGTTTTTGCGCCCCGACCGGCCGCGCCTGCGCGATGCGCTGGATCTGGACACCGAAGGGCTGGGCGCGCAGGCGATGCGTCTGCAATATCTGCAACCTTCAAAGGCCCTTGTCGGCAGCACCCTGTTGGTCGTTCTGATGGCGGTGACATGGCAGGCCCTGCCCAAGCGGGGCGTCATCCCGGTCGACCGCGACCCTTTTTCGCTGTTTCCGGCGCAGATTGATGCCTGGCAGGCCGGGGCGCAGAGCCCTCTGGACCCTTCGGTCGCGCAGATTCTGGCTGCCGATGATTACTATTCCGCTACCCTGACCCGGCCGGACCTGCCCGCCCCGGTCGATCTGTTCATCGCATGGTACGGCGATCAAAACAGGGGCGGCGTCCATTCCCCCGAAGTCTGCCTGCCGGGCGGGGGTTGGGAAATCGCGGATCTGCAACAAATCGACGCACCGGCCGGTGCGGGCACGCCGTTTTCGCTCAACCGCGCGATCATTCAACAGGGCACCCAGCGGGTGCTGGTCTATTACTGGTTCGAACAGCAGGGTCAGCGCACCGCGTCCGGGCTGAGCGCCAAGATGCAGCTGATGCTGGGCAAAATCACCAATGGCCGGGGCGACAGCGCCATCGTCCGACTGAGCACCACGATCGACGGTGCCGCGGGCATTGCCGCCGCCGAAGCCCGCCTGATGGACACCACCCGCGCCCTGTCAGGCAAGTTGCAAAGATTCATTCCAGGCGTGTAA
- a CDS encoding isopropylmalate isomerase: MTEIWACTRQDWQIGIGDPGPMGWLIVVLYLVTAGLALCVAGRGGFPERTQSRERLFWCLLAGILLLLAVNKQLDLQSLLTAVARCLAQIQGWYEERRAVQIGFIIWIVVVMVIFFSVIWILLHKTLRRNGLALVGLIFVLGFVAIRAAGFHHMDRLIDMRISSVRLNWIFEMTGPALILISGLSILRAARGKRSGGQ; encoded by the coding sequence GTGACGGAAATTTGGGCATGTACCCGGCAAGACTGGCAGATCGGCATTGGTGATCCGGGCCCCATGGGCTGGCTGATCGTGGTGCTTTACCTGGTGACGGCGGGGCTGGCCCTATGCGTCGCCGGGCGCGGCGGTTTCCCCGAACGCACGCAGTCCCGCGAACGGCTGTTCTGGTGCCTGCTGGCAGGGATCCTGTTGCTGCTGGCGGTGAACAAGCAGCTTGATCTGCAATCCCTGCTGACAGCTGTCGCGCGTTGCCTAGCGCAAATTCAGGGCTGGTACGAAGAGCGGCGCGCCGTGCAGATCGGATTCATCATCTGGATTGTTGTCGTGATGGTGATCTTTTTTTCCGTCATCTGGATCCTGCTGCACAAAACCCTGCGCCGTAACGGGCTGGCGCTGGTGGGGCTGATCTTTGTGCTGGGGTTTGTTGCAATCCGCGCTGCGGGGTTTCATCACATGGACCGGCTGATCGATATGCGCATCTCGTCTGTCCGATTGAACTGGATCTTCGAGATGACCGGCCCCGCCCTGATCCTGATCAGCGGCCTGTCGATCCTGCGCGCGGCGCGCGGCAAAAGAAGCGGGGGTCAGTAA